A genome region from Halorussus pelagicus includes the following:
- a CDS encoding DUF7289 family protein, with the protein MTRNTSRSRADRAQSNVVGVAILLGVVVVALGSLTAGIGSVVEENAAAADSARVAADFDAALEPVEATGVHRGRVSFTDGELRTVERDLRVLNESGVVGTVRTDALVFTAGDRRVAFLAGAIVRGPPDNAVVRTPPPITVSRGGGGGDREGGDPDSTGVLVVGAPALNGSVAVSGSGGASVSLRTTVSHERTNLGNGTYRVAVETATPSAWRRYFERQNATVTARDFDGDGVESVVAAYPGERVGYLVVHRMGLEVRNG; encoded by the coding sequence GTGACCCGGAACACGTCCCGCTCGCGCGCCGACCGCGCCCAGTCGAACGTCGTCGGCGTCGCCATCCTGCTCGGCGTGGTCGTCGTCGCGCTCGGGTCGCTGACCGCGGGCATCGGGTCGGTCGTCGAGGAGAACGCCGCGGCGGCCGACTCCGCGCGCGTCGCCGCCGACTTCGACGCCGCGCTCGAACCGGTCGAAGCGACGGGTGTCCACCGCGGCCGGGTCTCGTTCACCGACGGCGAGTTGCGGACCGTCGAGCGCGACCTCCGAGTGTTGAACGAATCGGGCGTCGTCGGGACCGTCCGGACCGACGCGCTCGTGTTCACCGCGGGCGACCGCAGGGTCGCGTTCCTCGCGGGCGCAATCGTCCGCGGGCCGCCGGACAACGCCGTGGTCCGGACGCCACCCCCGATTACGGTCTCCCGCGGCGGAGGCGGTGGGGACAGAGAAGGCGGCGACCCCGACTCCACGGGCGTCCTCGTCGTCGGCGCGCCCGCGCTAAACGGGTCGGTCGCAGTCTCGGGGTCCGGCGGCGCGTCGGTCTCGCTCCGGACGACCGTCTCTCACGAGCGGACCAACCTCGGGAACGGAACGTATCGAGTAGCGGTCGAGACCGCGACGCCCAGCGCGTGGCGGCGGTACTTCGAGCGCCAGAACGCGACCGTGACCGCGCGGGACTTCGACGGCGACGGCGTCGAGAGCGTCGTGGCCGCCTACCCCGGCGAGCGCGTCGGATACCTTGTCGTCCACAGAATGGGACTGGAGGTGCGGAATGGATAG
- a CDS encoding type II secretion system F family protein, whose translation MNTSANADHTASTLSVLDRALYALFSRHADRARHDADRKRYRATGVTTSFDVYLSRTYGLSWAVLGLLAAWTFVVVVALPDATLAAAADFLRRGVPGLETVGVPAVSRTVVAAGVGLSVGLAGKRATVALGGRYLKWTASARRSNIERTLPGAVRYLHALSSGNDDGAAMLRKVADREQAYGETAVAFRKALNKATLTGSLGEGLRVVARDTPSRDALAPFLVKFREHTEQGPDALAQYLQMESRMLSNRQARDREQAGDFLELVAEMFVVLLVLPALLVIIVTVMSVLAPGLSAETATPVGSVSVRALLVYGSGASILVVGAGAAVVVAALRPPDQSGRVYERPEGALATLASALRNPASASVAFGPLAVGVALALWALDYSAVNVALLGYVAAALPVGLVSLRRANLDDAKDREIKDFVHAVSGHVSLGRPFSEAVERVASDVDLGALDDDVADLAFNTNLTTRSGDLQAAALSRFVGRVGTPLADQTIGLVTGALDAGGDAETVFETLQVEIGRLYHERKSLRSNMLVYVAVGWTTALLVVGIMVAVNVHVLDSFAQLSSISTADAGIALDADAVQPARDQRRFYVVTQATMLACGWFAGYASRGRYEALLHSGALVAVAYFVFAGVGMV comes from the coding sequence GTGAACACGTCTGCTAACGCCGACCACACCGCCTCGACTCTCTCGGTCCTCGACCGGGCGCTCTACGCGCTGTTCTCCCGGCACGCCGACCGGGCGCGCCACGACGCCGACCGCAAGCGGTACCGCGCGACCGGCGTCACGACGAGTTTCGACGTGTACCTCTCTCGGACCTACGGCCTATCGTGGGCGGTCTTGGGCCTGTTGGCGGCGTGGACGTTCGTCGTCGTGGTCGCGCTTCCCGACGCCACGCTGGCGGCCGCCGCCGACTTCCTTCGGCGAGGGGTCCCCGGTCTCGAAACGGTCGGTGTTCCGGCCGTCTCGCGGACCGTCGTGGCCGCCGGGGTCGGTCTCAGCGTCGGTCTCGCGGGCAAGCGCGCGACTGTCGCGCTCGGCGGGCGCTATCTCAAGTGGACCGCGAGCGCCCGGCGGTCGAACATCGAGCGCACGCTTCCCGGCGCGGTCCGGTACCTCCACGCGCTCTCGTCGGGCAACGACGACGGCGCGGCGATGCTCCGCAAGGTCGCCGACCGCGAGCAGGCCTACGGCGAGACCGCGGTGGCGTTCCGGAAGGCGCTGAACAAGGCGACGCTGACCGGGAGTCTGGGAGAGGGACTGCGGGTTGTTGCCCGCGATACGCCGTCGCGGGACGCGCTCGCTCCGTTTCTGGTGAAGTTCCGCGAACACACCGAGCAGGGACCGGACGCGCTGGCCCAGTACCTCCAGATGGAGAGTCGAATGCTGAGCAATCGGCAGGCCAGAGACCGCGAGCAGGCGGGCGATTTCCTCGAACTCGTCGCGGAGATGTTCGTCGTCCTGCTCGTGCTTCCGGCACTACTCGTCATCATCGTGACCGTGATGAGCGTCCTCGCGCCGGGCCTGAGCGCCGAGACCGCGACGCCCGTCGGGTCCGTCTCGGTCCGGGCGCTTCTCGTCTACGGAAGCGGCGCGTCCATCCTCGTCGTCGGCGCGGGCGCGGCCGTGGTAGTGGCCGCGCTCCGCCCGCCCGACCAGTCCGGGCGAGTCTACGAGCGCCCCGAGGGGGCGCTCGCCACGCTCGCCAGCGCGCTCCGGAACCCCGCGAGCGCGTCGGTCGCGTTCGGACCGCTCGCGGTCGGCGTCGCGCTCGCACTCTGGGCGCTCGACTACTCGGCGGTCAACGTCGCGCTGCTCGGCTACGTCGCTGCCGCCCTGCCGGTTGGTCTCGTCTCGCTCCGGCGGGCGAACCTCGACGACGCCAAGGACCGGGAAATCAAGGACTTCGTTCACGCCGTCTCGGGACACGTCAGCCTCGGCAGACCGTTCTCGGAGGCGGTCGAGCGCGTCGCCAGCGACGTGGACCTCGGCGCGCTGGACGACGACGTGGCCGACCTCGCGTTCAACACTAACCTGACGACGCGGAGCGGCGACTTGCAGGCCGCCGCGCTCTCGCGGTTCGTCGGTCGAGTCGGGACCCCGCTGGCCGACCAGACCATCGGGCTGGTCACGGGCGCGCTCGACGCGGGCGGTGACGCCGAGACCGTCTTCGAGACCCTACAGGTCGAAATTGGACGACTCTACCACGAGCGGAAGTCGCTCCGCTCGAACATGCTCGTCTACGTCGCTGTCGGGTGGACCACGGCCCTGCTGGTCGTCGGCATCATGGTCGCGGTCAACGTTCACGTCCTCGATAGCTTCGCGCAACTCTCCTCTATCTCGACGGCCGACGCGGGCATCGCGCTCGACGCCGACGCCGTGCAACCGGCCCGCGACCAGCGGCGCTTCTATGTCGTGACGCAGGCGACGATGCTGGCCTGCGGGTGGTTCGCGGGGTACGCGAGTCGCGGGCGCTACGAGGCGTTGCTTCACTCGGGCGCGCTCGTCGCCGTCGCGTACTTCGTCTTCGCGGGGGTCGGGATGGTGTGA
- a CDS encoding type II/IV secretion system ATPase subunit: MTEIAGAGGGPTTDRSDETPRVPSPKPPDDPEAWYAPDTRAQYELHPGVVATITETDAGFDYRVREPRLSPAGTDALETIGDHFADANLARPLTREGARERMAAGFDSKYRRIVDRLTDLPPDARRRVEYRALRNLRCLGDLTPLALDEGIEVADSAGERLVVHTDDYAPADTGLAADADYLERFASERVESHTVDFREFQVPVVVYREHLLANDSFTTKYAVLEPDLLPGDEELIQECKDRIWETNVDGVVEDRAAFVRERARTFLSRRLTARNTRAWLDAAAYRVRTALAEYDLAVPPVNHRFSTDRLSDLLYYVMRDFVGHGKLTVPIRDDLLEDIEANRVGERIKVVPRGREIGHGERAPTNLRFEDEETFANVVTQMAASDGTELNASNPSAKVNLRPEGVPEEVTIRAAVALGVISEDGPHISIRKQAPEAMTPVDLLDSDSLSTEIVTLLWQAYEHHGVVLFSGPTGTGKTTLMNSHMPFIPYRDRPISIDEGSREVRLPHETGVSLTTRDHESDYKRVTMADLMTECNYLNPDVEVIAEINTPASFQTFAESLNTGHGIIGTTHAEDVEKLVNRVVEQGLPPYLLQELDLVVFPRRADGDRYVGEVVELLTESEFADLDAERARCGAIEKEETTVYWNTVAWRDTEGEFHLAADATDAGDESSERRFRFFDRLAERTDRPVEEVETEFHRKHRYVQYMAREGMDDFEELFAFLADLRNDEAATVERVKRERN, from the coding sequence ATGACCGAGATTGCAGGGGCGGGCGGCGGCCCGACCACCGACCGGTCCGACGAGACGCCCCGAGTTCCGTCGCCGAAACCGCCCGACGACCCCGAGGCGTGGTACGCGCCCGACACCCGCGCCCAGTACGAACTCCACCCCGGCGTCGTCGCCACGATTACCGAGACCGACGCTGGATTCGATTATCGCGTCCGAGAACCCCGTCTCTCGCCAGCGGGGACAGACGCCCTCGAAACCATCGGCGACCACTTCGCCGACGCGAACCTCGCCCGACCGCTGACCCGCGAGGGTGCCCGCGAGCGAATGGCCGCCGGATTCGACTCGAAGTATCGGCGCATCGTGGACCGACTGACCGACCTGCCGCCAGACGCCCGGCGACGCGTCGAGTACCGCGCGCTCCGGAACCTCCGGTGTCTCGGCGATTTGACGCCGCTAGCGCTCGACGAGGGCATCGAGGTGGCCGACAGCGCTGGCGAGCGTCTGGTCGTTCACACCGACGACTACGCGCCCGCCGACACCGGTCTCGCGGCCGACGCCGACTATCTAGAGCGATTCGCCAGCGAGCGCGTCGAGAGCCACACCGTCGATTTCCGGGAGTTTCAGGTCCCGGTGGTCGTCTACCGCGAGCATCTGCTGGCCAACGACTCCTTTACGACGAAGTACGCCGTGCTGGAACCCGACCTGCTCCCCGGCGACGAGGAGTTGATTCAGGAATGCAAAGACAGAATTTGGGAGACCAACGTTGACGGTGTAGTCGAGGACCGCGCGGCGTTCGTCCGCGAACGCGCCCGGACTTTCCTCTCGCGGCGACTCACGGCGCGAAATACGAGGGCGTGGCTCGACGCCGCCGCCTATCGGGTCCGGACCGCCTTGGCGGAGTACGATTTGGCGGTGCCGCCGGTCAACCATCGCTTCTCGACTGACAGGCTCTCGGACCTGCTGTACTACGTGATGCGGGACTTCGTGGGCCACGGCAAACTCACCGTCCCGATTCGGGACGACCTGCTGGAGGACATCGAGGCCAACCGCGTCGGCGAGCGCATCAAGGTCGTCCCGCGCGGCCGCGAAATCGGCCACGGCGAGCGCGCGCCGACGAACCTCCGGTTCGAAGACGAGGAGACGTTCGCCAACGTCGTCACCCAGATGGCCGCCAGCGACGGGACCGAACTCAACGCCTCGAACCCGAGCGCGAAGGTGAACCTCCGACCGGAGGGCGTCCCCGAGGAGGTCACGATTCGGGCCGCCGTCGCGCTCGGGGTCATCAGCGAGGACGGGCCGCACATTTCCATCCGGAAGCAGGCCCCCGAAGCGATGACGCCCGTGGATTTGCTCGACTCCGACAGCCTCTCGACCGAAATCGTCACCCTACTCTGGCAGGCCTACGAACACCACGGCGTCGTGCTATTCTCCGGGCCGACTGGCACCGGCAAGACGACGCTGATGAATTCGCACATGCCGTTTATCCCCTACCGCGACCGGCCCATCTCCATCGACGAAGGCTCGCGGGAGGTCCGCCTGCCCCACGAGACCGGCGTTTCGCTGACGACGCGCGACCACGAGAGCGACTACAAGCGCGTGACGATGGCCGACCTGATGACCGAGTGTAACTACCTGAACCCCGACGTGGAGGTCATCGCCGAAATCAACACGCCTGCGAGTTTCCAAACGTTCGCCGAGAGTCTGAACACCGGCCACGGCATCATCGGCACCACCCACGCCGAAGACGTGGAGAAACTGGTCAACCGCGTCGTCGAGCAGGGCCTACCGCCCTACCTCCTCCAGGAGTTGGACCTCGTGGTCTTCCCCCGGCGCGCGGACGGCGACCGCTACGTCGGTGAGGTGGTCGAACTGCTCACCGAGTCGGAGTTCGCGGACCTCGACGCCGAGCGAGCGCGCTGTGGCGCGATAGAGAAAGAAGAGACGACCGTCTACTGGAACACCGTCGCGTGGCGCGATACCGAGGGCGAGTTCCACCTCGCCGCCGACGCGACGGATGCGGGCGACGAGTCGAGCGAACGCCGCTTTCGGTTCTTCGACAGATTGGCGGAACGGACCGACCGGCCGGTCGAGGAAGTCGAGACCGAATTCCACCGTAAGCACCGCTACGTCCAGTACATGGCCCGCGAGGGCATGGACGACTTCGAGGAGTTGTTCGCGTTCCTCGCGGACCTACGCAACGACGAGGCCGCGACCGTCGAGCGCGTGAAGCGGGAACGCAACTGA
- a CDS encoding ABC transporter ATP-binding protein, with protein MPAIRTENLTKRFGDDVVAVEDLNLTVEEGEVFGYLGPNGAGKSTTINVLLDYIRPSEGTVTVLGHDAQDESQRIHERIGILPEGFDLYDRLSGRKHIEFAVDSKDTDDDPSEILDRVGLEPEAAERKAGGYSTGMAQRLALGMALVGDPDLLILDEPSSGLDPNGARQMRELVREEADRGTTVFFSSHILGQVEAVCDRVGIMNGGRLVAEDTIEGLRESVGSGSTLELSVDRVPDDLHLDDIEAVSDVTVSETVIRVMVSDPNVKSKVINRVEEQGATVTDIATQQASLEDLFAAYTSVGVTA; from the coding sequence ATGCCAGCGATACGAACCGAAAACCTAACCAAGCGATTCGGCGACGACGTGGTCGCCGTCGAGGACTTGAACCTCACCGTCGAGGAGGGCGAGGTGTTCGGCTACCTCGGCCCGAACGGCGCGGGCAAGTCCACGACCATCAACGTCCTGCTGGACTACATCCGGCCGTCCGAGGGGACCGTGACCGTCCTCGGCCACGATGCCCAAGACGAGAGCCAGCGGATTCACGAGCGAATCGGCATCCTGCCCGAGGGCTTCGACCTTTACGACCGCCTTTCGGGGCGAAAGCACATCGAGTTCGCGGTGGACTCGAAGGACACCGACGACGACCCCAGCGAGATTCTGGACCGGGTGGGACTCGAACCGGAGGCGGCCGAGCGCAAGGCCGGTGGCTACTCGACCGGGATGGCCCAACGCCTCGCGCTCGGGATGGCGCTGGTCGGCGACCCCGACCTGCTGATTCTGGACGAACCATCCTCGGGACTCGACCCCAACGGCGCGCGCCAGATGCGCGAGTTGGTCCGCGAGGAGGCCGACCGCGGGACGACGGTCTTCTTCTCCAGTCACATCCTCGGACAGGTCGAGGCGGTCTGTGACCGGGTGGGTATCATGAACGGCGGCCGCCTCGTCGCCGAGGACACTATCGAGGGCCTGCGCGAGTCGGTCGGGTCCGGTTCGACGCTCGAACTCTCGGTGGACCGCGTGCCCGACGACCTGCATCTCGACGACATCGAGGCGGTCAGCGACGTGACCGTCAGCGAAACGGTCATCCGGGTGATGGTCAGCGACCCGAACGTCAAATCGAAGGTCATCAACCGCGTCGAAGAACAGGGCGCGACCGTCACCGACATCGCCACCCAGCAGGCCTCGCTGGAGGACCTGTTCGCGGCCTACACCTCTGTGGGGGTGACGGCATGA
- a CDS encoding ABC transporter permease translates to MSWLVVARKDFADAVRSRMLWVITAIFLLFTVGAVFIQRVVFSEQPGFPSAVQFLTVPAGLIVPLTALVVAYLAIAGERESGSIKILLGLPHTRADVVLGKLVGRTAVVTVALLVAFVGAALILLGLSGGLAVVEFVLLTLLTALLGLTFVGIAIGASALSATRSRAMALAISAFFLFQVIWDIIPLGTYYLVEGGLPTGATRLPAWFYLVQGLNPTNAYSQASEIVFSGIGPIVPAEALAGSSVPFYVQNWFCLVILALWLVVPVALGYWRFERADIG, encoded by the coding sequence ATGAGCTGGCTCGTCGTCGCGCGCAAGGACTTCGCGGACGCGGTGCGCTCGCGGATGCTGTGGGTCATCACCGCCATCTTCCTGCTGTTCACCGTAGGCGCGGTGTTCATCCAGAGGGTGGTCTTCTCCGAGCAACCGGGCTTCCCGAGCGCGGTGCAGTTTCTGACGGTCCCGGCGGGACTCATCGTCCCGTTGACCGCGCTCGTGGTCGCGTACCTCGCCATCGCGGGCGAGCGCGAGTCGGGAAGTATCAAGATTCTGCTCGGCCTGCCACACACCCGCGCCGACGTGGTATTGGGCAAACTGGTCGGCCGGACCGCGGTCGTCACCGTCGCTCTCCTCGTCGCGTTCGTCGGCGCGGCGCTGATCCTGCTCGGACTGTCCGGCGGCCTCGCGGTCGTGGAGTTCGTCCTGCTGACGCTCCTGACCGCGCTGTTAGGTCTCACCTTCGTCGGCATCGCCATCGGTGCGTCGGCGCTCTCGGCGACGCGCTCGCGGGCGATGGCGCTGGCTATCAGCGCGTTCTTCCTCTTTCAGGTCATCTGGGACATCATCCCTCTCGGAACCTATTACCTCGTGGAGGGCGGGCTACCGACCGGGGCGACGCGACTTCCGGCGTGGTTCTACCTCGTGCAGGGTCTCAATCCCACGAACGCCTACTCGCAGGCCTCCGAAATCGTCTTCTCGGGGATCGGCCCGATAGTTCCGGCCGAGGCGCTAGCCGGGTCCTCGGTGCCGTTCTACGTCCAGAACTGGTTCTGTCTCGTCATCTTGGCCCTCTGGCTGGTCGTGCCAGTGGCGTTGGGCTACTGGCGCTTCGAGCGCGCCGACATCGGATAG
- the lanM gene encoding type 2 lanthipeptide synthetase LanM: MRRTFLTDCAARSRPLAELFDSTANASLPPEYAPEDLLADWRDVFDADEEFRERLELADLTVERVGERLRDGADASESRPESLPEPIEIAGRIVDRATESDRGEALAERHADSPFVDLLAPLAAAVSEPVALDADRAPAAFESLEDWLFERLTAAFQHPLFILFKAYQKGEYPDRDFADATDSTAVYDEFVAAHRDYEPVFEQYPVLAKLLGVVAEQWREMVRRLDDRIAADRSDLARRFNDGEKLGRLRDVATLSDDPHGEGEIVLRLDFERDCSVVYKPRSVGGEAAFGAVIDWTNANAAVPDLYVPAVLDRGEYGWMEVVSHRPCDSAAGVGRFYERMGALTALAFVLGSTDLHHENIVAMGDHPVIVDQETALSPQVGTSNKPVSPAMDSLLEDSVLNTVLIPFAKDSGGPDADRTSNGLTDLAGEQRREKRPNFRHPNTDAMEMGFDKPYRLDGENLPRFDGEVRGVSSHLDELKRGFRAVTDAILADREGFAGPSGALAAFEGTDVRYLPRPTSHYASKLSESLYSSQLRSGVGRSLALESLYTVFVPRADGDADLWKLVSTEQATLRRLTIPRFTVEADGRELADGRGNRPGVAVEESPLDHARRRVSNLDDHRVETQLRLVDLAFTGSSVSDPVAAPSDAGSNSIPTADSPREVVSNVVALIDEATTRYPDGTLRWAELARSSPTGQFRVREPTFDLYQGHVGVGLFLAAVAAVRGDDELADRSRRLLKPVQSAFENDEEDAAELALGGMDGHGSVVYGLLTAGDLLGDDDLVESARTIARRTTAADIAADENLDVMAGSAGQLLAQLAVYERTGDEAALERARRCGDRLLDATTETEAGYRIPTGEDGDRRFAFAHGVGGIGYALVRLGAVTGEETYASVGRDALRFDAELWRRDGVLPERAGEAGNDDARDDGADDADETANVWGWCNGVAGVGTSRVAVADSMDDERVGDLSVLREDLRPEPSLEDSLCCGSVGRALFLLDAGEVFEDPSLAERGEALFQRTLDRAEREGRVRLSNHLPMLPRLGLFTGVAGVGYVALRLEARGTGVELPNVTRLE; the protein is encoded by the coding sequence ATGCGCCGGACGTTCCTCACCGACTGCGCGGCCCGGTCTCGACCGCTGGCCGAACTCTTCGACTCGACGGCGAACGCCTCGCTCCCACCCGAATACGCCCCCGAAGACCTGCTCGCGGACTGGCGAGACGTATTCGACGCCGACGAGGAGTTCCGGGAACGCCTCGAACTCGCGGACCTCACAGTCGAGCGCGTCGGCGAGCGACTTCGAGACGGGGCGGACGCCTCCGAATCGCGTCCCGAGTCGCTTCCCGAGCCAATCGAAATCGCCGGGCGAATCGTGGACCGCGCAACCGAGTCCGACCGCGGCGAGGCGCTCGCCGAGCGCCACGCCGACTCGCCGTTCGTGGATTTGCTCGCGCCCCTCGCCGCGGCCGTCAGCGAACCAGTCGCGCTCGACGCCGACCGCGCTCCGGCGGCCTTCGAATCGCTGGAAGACTGGCTGTTCGAGCGACTGACGGCGGCGTTCCAGCATCCGCTGTTCATCCTGTTCAAGGCCTATCAGAAGGGGGAGTATCCCGACCGCGATTTCGCGGACGCGACCGATTCGACCGCGGTCTACGACGAGTTCGTCGCGGCCCACCGCGACTACGAACCCGTCTTCGAGCAGTACCCGGTCTTGGCGAAACTGCTCGGCGTCGTCGCCGAGCAGTGGCGCGAGATGGTCCGCCGACTGGACGACCGAATCGCGGCCGACCGGTCCGACCTCGCGCGACGGTTCAACGACGGCGAAAAGTTGGGTCGGTTGCGCGACGTGGCGACGCTCTCGGACGACCCCCACGGCGAGGGCGAAATCGTCCTGCGACTCGACTTCGAGCGCGACTGCTCGGTCGTCTACAAGCCGCGGTCGGTCGGCGGCGAGGCGGCGTTCGGCGCGGTCATCGACTGGACGAACGCCAACGCGGCGGTGCCGGACCTGTACGTTCCGGCAGTTCTGGACCGCGGGGAGTACGGCTGGATGGAGGTCGTCTCTCACCGACCCTGCGACTCCGCGGCGGGCGTCGGGCGCTTCTACGAGCGAATGGGCGCGCTGACCGCGCTGGCGTTCGTTCTCGGTTCGACCGACCTGCACCACGAGAACATCGTGGCGATGGGCGACCATCCCGTCATCGTGGACCAAGAGACCGCCCTCTCCCCGCAGGTCGGCACCTCGAACAAGCCGGTCTCGCCCGCGATGGACTCGCTACTGGAAGACTCCGTGTTGAACACGGTGTTGATTCCGTTTGCGAAGGACTCGGGCGGACCGGACGCCGACCGGACGAGCAACGGACTGACCGACCTCGCGGGCGAACAGCGCCGCGAGAAGCGCCCGAACTTCCGACACCCGAACACCGACGCGATGGAGATGGGCTTCGACAAGCCCTACCGACTCGACGGGGAGAACCTGCCCCGATTCGACGGCGAGGTCCGGGGCGTTTCGTCGCATCTCGACGAACTGAAGCGGGGATTCCGGGCCGTGACTGACGCGATACTCGCCGACCGAGAGGGATTCGCCGGGCCGTCGGGAGCGCTCGCCGCGTTCGAGGGGACCGACGTGCGATACTTACCGCGCCCGACGAGTCACTACGCCTCGAAGCTTTCCGAAAGCCTCTATTCGTCGCAACTCCGGTCGGGGGTCGGCCGGTCGCTCGCGCTGGAGTCGCTCTACACGGTGTTCGTGCCGCGGGCCGACGGCGACGCCGACCTCTGGAAACTCGTCTCGACGGAGCAGGCGACGCTCCGGCGACTCACGATTCCCCGGTTCACGGTCGAAGCGGACGGCCGCGAACTGGCGGACGGCCGCGGGAACCGACCGGGCGTCGCCGTCGAGGAGTCGCCGCTCGACCACGCTCGCCGCCGCGTTTCGAACCTCGACGACCACCGGGTCGAGACCCAACTCCGACTGGTGGACCTCGCGTTCACCGGGTCGTCGGTCTCGGACCCGGTGGCCGCGCCTTCGGACGCGGGGTCGAACTCGATACCGACCGCCGACTCGCCGCGGGAGGTCGTCTCGAACGTCGTGGCGCTGATAGACGAGGCGACGACGCGCTACCCCGACGGAACGCTCCGCTGGGCGGAACTGGCCCGGTCGTCGCCGACCGGCCAGTTTCGGGTGCGAGAGCCGACGTTCGACCTCTATCAGGGGCACGTCGGCGTCGGCCTGTTCCTCGCCGCGGTCGCCGCGGTTCGCGGGGACGACGAACTCGCAGATCGGAGTCGGCGACTCCTGAAACCGGTCCAGTCGGCCTTCGAGAACGACGAGGAAGACGCCGCCGAGTTGGCTCTCGGCGGGATGGACGGCCACGGGTCAGTCGTCTACGGACTCCTGACTGCGGGCGACCTGCTCGGGGACGACGACCTCGTGGAGAGCGCGCGAACCATCGCGCGTCGGACGACCGCCGCAGACATCGCCGCCGACGAGAACCTCGACGTGATGGCCGGGTCAGCGGGCCAACTGCTCGCCCAACTGGCGGTGTACGAGCGGACCGGCGACGAGGCCGCGCTCGAACGCGCGCGGCGGTGCGGCGACCGCCTCCTCGACGCGACGACGGAGACCGAAGCCGGGTATCGAATCCCGACGGGCGAGGACGGCGACCGGCGGTTCGCCTTCGCGCACGGGGTCGGGGGCATCGGCTACGCGCTCGTGAGACTCGGGGCGGTCACGGGCGAGGAGACCTACGCCAGCGTCGGCCGCGACGCGCTCCGGTTCGACGCCGAACTCTGGCGGCGCGACGGCGTGTTACCGGAGCGCGCAGGCGAGGCGGGCAACGACGATGCGCGCGATGATGGCGCGGACGACGCGGACGAGACAGCGAACGTCTGGGGCTGGTGTAACGGCGTCGCTGGCGTCGGCACCAGTCGCGTCGCCGTGGCCGACTCGATGGACGACGAGCGCGTCGGGGACCTCTCGGTCCTCCGCGAGGACCTGCGACCGGAACCGAGTCTGGAGGACTCACTCTGTTGCGGGTCGGTCGGTCGCGCGCTGTTCCTGCTGGACGCGGGCGAGGTGTTCGAAGACCCCTCGCTGGCCGAGCGCGGCGAGGCGCTGTTCCAGCGGACCCTCGACCGGGCCGAGCGCGAGGGTCGGGTCCGACTGTCGAACCACCTCCCGATGCTCCCTCGACTCGGCCTGTTCACCGGCGTCGCGGGCGTGGGCTACGTCGCGCTCCGGTTGGAGGCGCGCGGAACCGGCGTCGAACTCCCGAACGTGACGCGACTGGAGTGA